A genome region from Brienomyrus brachyistius isolate T26 chromosome 23, BBRACH_0.4, whole genome shotgun sequence includes the following:
- the cgnb gene encoding cingulin, which yields MSSLSADRKAPLDYGVQIRFIKDLHETGGVYQGGRSKGNSPSSTTSKYGVAVRVQGVSGQPYVVLKEGERADSYGVQLKAPPLSPGVEETVNPYMSKGEGQLLRRGRSQDSLLEGEVQGVPLSRPPGDGRSGSSGNLSGGTVVEAEQKYNREDSEKNGSHPLLADSFPEPPPPVHFLEDPTPAVDTNSISPVDRLISKFDGGGRSNSTKWRTGEQGPLESRKSPSSLLSSSSESDASLSCSLPAPNPYASLPSSSSASSVSSLGRRSGSLSRSKAASSRPACWSPNRPESKQVQSVASEMQATPDLLRDQGQSAETNGKEDQRKQAIYNILKEGTNENDASLKRKVDFLFEKTLSPKSQKGGGDQFPKAELEDFLEKNLRLQEQLDKMKAELQEAQTELTQLRMDREEAEARARVLEDQRAQLQEELRQLSEGTTQTDSLRTDVLSLQAELAEAAALRQRQEETLRQRERELTALKGVLKDEVATHDQEMEALREEYSQDMEKLRRSMEEVTQSQLSIEAERERVNATMLSLQQQLDACRDETDHWRAQFDSTRDELLGTKQELMSAQLEKDEFEEELKDLQDRLVAMKKQIPGPGMQTQNSDLQTNLKQAHLELEKKQEDLEKTKAEVISLKKNCTKLEAEQSETRAEMDRLRDQSQRDKKELAKALEKIKQPPELQELGTVRVETTRLKDSLAESERELQAHRDQLGAAQKELLAQKEAQQAVVETNSRLRERLSRLETQLQSSVCLNSEAEQALEEQNQSLRTQLEEARRGAVRLSQEREELNRRLEEREREREALRRGKGDLEEQKRLLDRALEKLSKEMEQLSMDSRQGVQGLQVQLEELRERSRREQLEGQRQAKERLAEQQRAQASLKSLQEEVSRLKKELLVCSEERDSALLDKQLLSNRLKHLEEELDAERASLSERAREVRGLEDKVKTLELELDEEKSSVELLSERVTRSRDQVEQLRSELMQERSFKQDLELDKGALDRQLKDLKSQVEELRDQPRPTSGVSQLESRIQELEDRLHSEEREKSSIQSAQRRLERRLKEVNITLDEERNRHAEQKEQMALRVKALKRQVDESEGEVERLEGLRRKALRDAEEHLEQKDVLQARVSALETELRRKAQQLRRPTLDSTLSSEDDAEDGCFSASSLPSTLIEPHLQNSSC from the exons ATGAGCTCTCTCTCTGCAGACAGGAAGGCACCGCTGGACTATGGTGTCCAGATCCGCTTCATCAAGGACCTGCATGAAACCGGAGGGGTGTATCAGGGAGGCAGGAGCAAGGGCAACAGTCCCAGCAGCACCACCTCTAAGTATGGGGTGGCCGTCAGAGTGCAGGGGGTGTCCGGACAGCCCTACGTGGTCCTGAAGGAGGGCGAGAGGGCAGACTCATATGGGGTCCAGCTGAAGGCCCCGCCCCTGAGCCCCGGGGTAGAGGAGACCGTGAACCCATACATGTCAAAAGGGGAAGGCCAGCTCCTGCGCCGGGGCCGTTCTCAGGACTCCCTACTGGAGGGGGAGGTCCAGGGGGTCCCACTGAGCAGGCCCCCAGGGGATGGTCGCTCTGGGAGCAGCGGGAACCTGAGTGGGGGGACTGTGGTGGAGGCAGAGCAAAAGTACAATAGAGAGGACAGCGAAAAGAACGGGAGCCATCCTCTGCTGGCAGATTCCTTCCCAGAACCACCTCCTCCGGTCCACTTTTTGGAAGACCCCACCCCAGCTGTCGACACAAACTCCATCAGCCCTGTCGACAGGCTCATCAGCAAGTTTGATGGTGGTGGCCGTAGCAACAGCACTAAGTGGCGCACTGGAGAGCAGGGCCCTCTGGAGAGCCGCAAGTCTCCTTCCAGTCTGCTCTCTAGCAGCAGTGAGTCGGATGCCTCCTTGTCCTGCTCTCTTCCTGCTCCAAATCCATACGCTTCCctgccttcctcctcctctgcctCATCTGTCAGCAGCCTGGGGAGGAGGTCTGGCTCCCTCTCCAGGTCAAAGGCCGCCTCTTCTAGGCCTGCCTGCTGGTCTCCAAACAGACCTGAGTCCAAACAAGTACAGTCAGTTGCAAGTGAGATGCAG GCCACTCCTGACCTCCTGAGGGACCAGGGACAAAGTGCAGAGACAAACGGCAAGGAGGACCAACGGAAACAAGCCATCTACAATATCTTAAAAGAAGG gACCAATGAAAATGATGCATCCCTCAAGCGCAAAGTGGACTTTCTTTTTGAAAAGACGCTGAGCCCAAAG AGCCAGAAGGGTGGTGGTGATCAGTTCCCCAAGGCGGAGCTGGAGGACTTTCTGGAGAAGAACTTGCGACTGCAGGAGCAACTGGACAAGATGAAGGCTGAGCTCCAGGAAGCCCAAACTGA gctgacgCAGCTCCGGATGGATAGGGAGGAGGCTGAGGCTCGCGCCCGCGTCCTGGAGGACCAGCGTGCTCAGCTGCAGGAGGAGCTGCGGCAGCTGTCTGAGGGAACGACCCAGACGGACTCACTGAGAACG GATGTGCTGTCGCTGCAGGCAGAGCTGGCGGAGGCAGCGGCTCTGCGTCAGCGTCAGGAAGAGACCCTGCGGCAGCGAGAGCGCGAGCTGACCGCCCTGAAGGGGGTGCTGAAGGATGAGGTGGCCACGCATGACCAGGAGATGGAGGCCCTGAGGGAAGAGTACAGCCAGGACATGGAGAAGCTGAGGAGAAGCATGGAGGAGGTCACACAG TCACAGCTGAGCATCGAGGCCGAGCGTGAGCGGGTCAACGCCACAATGCTGTCCCTGCAGCAGCAGCTAGATGCCTGCAGAGATGAGACTGACCACTGGAGGGCGCAGTTTGACTCCACCAGGGATGAACTTCTTGGCACCAAACAAGA GCTCATGAGTGCTCAGCTGGAGAAGGATGAGTTTGAGGAGGAGCTGAAGGACCTGCAAGACAGACTAGTGGCCATGAAGAAACAGATTCCAGGGCCAGGCATGCAAACGCAGAACTCG GACCTGCAGACCAACCTCAAGCAGGCCCACCTGGAGCTAGAGAAGAAGCAGGAAGATCTGGAGAAGACTAAAGCAGAGGTCATCTCATTGAAGAAAAACTGTACGAAGCTGGAAGCTGAGCAGTCTGAGACGAGGGCTGAGATGGACAGACTGAGGGATCAGTCACAGCGGGACAAAAAGGAGCTGGCAAAAGCCCTGGAGAAGATTAAGCAG CCCccggagctgcaggagctgggcACTGTGCGCGTGGAGACGACCCGTCTGAAGGACAGCCTGGCGGAGAGcgagcgggagctgcaggcccaTAGGGACCAGCTGGGTGCCGCACAAAAGGAGCTGCTTGCCCAGAAGGAAGCCCAGCAAGCAGTGGTGGAGACTAACAGCCGGCTCAGGGAGAGGCTCAGCCGCCTGGAG ACGCAGCTCCAATCCAGCGTGTGCTTGAACTCGGAGGCTGAGCAGGCCCTGGAGGAGCAGAACCAGAGCCTGCGAACCCAGCTGGAGGAGGCGCGGCGCGGAGCAGTGCGACTGAGCCAGGAGCGTGAGGAGCTGAACCGTCGGCTTGAAGAGCGTGAACGTGAGAGGGAGGCACTGCGCCGGGGCAAGGGGGACCTGGAAGAGCAGAAGAGGCTCCTGGACAGAGCGCTCGAGAAGCTCAGCAAGGAG atggagCAGCTGAGTATGGACTCCAGGCAGGGTGTGCAGGGCCTGCAAgtgcagctggaggagctgcgaGAGCGCTCACGCCGGGAGCAGCTGGAAGGCCAGCGGCAAGCCAAGGAGCGGCTGGCCGAGCAGCAGCGGGCACAGGCCTCCCTGAAGAGCCTGCAGGAGGAG gTGTCTCGGCTGAAGAAGGAGCTTCTGGTATGCAGTGAGGAGAGGGACAGTGCCCTGCTGGATAAACAGCTTCTCAGCAACCGCCTCAAACATCTGGAGGAGGAGTTGGATGCGGAGCGGGCCTCCCTGTCTGAGAGGGCCAGGGAAGTGAGAGGCCTAGAG GACAAGGTGAAGACCCTGGAGCTGGAGCTTGATGAAGAGAAGAGTAGCGTAGAGCTGCTCAGCGAGCGAGTAACTCGCAGCCGTGACCAG GTGGAGCAGTTGCGGTCGGAGCTGATGCAGGAGAGGTCCTTCAAGCAAGACCTGGAACTAGACAAGGGAGCTTTGGATAGACAG CTGAAGGACCTGAAATCTCAAGTGGAGGAGCTGAGAGACCAACCACGCCCCACCTCTGGGGTTTCCCAGCTAGAAAGCAGAATCCAGGAACTGGAGGACAGGCTGCACAGTGAAGAAAG GGAGAAGAGCAGCATACAGTCAGCACAGCGCCGCTTGGAAAGGAGGCTGAAGGAGGtgaacatcaccctggatgaGGAGAGGAACCGGCACGCcgagcagaaggagcag ATGGCTCTACGTGTGAAAGCGCTGAAGCGGCAGGTCGACGAGAGTGAGGGCGAGGTGGAGCGTCTTGAAGGGCTGCGCAGGAAGGCTTTAAGGGATGCAGAGGAGCACCTGGAACAGAAGGATGTGCTGCAGGCCCGTGTGTCTGCCCTGGAGACGGAGCTTAG ACGGAAGGCTCAGCAGTTGCGCCGGCCCACCCTGGACTCGACTCTGAGCTCCGAGGATGACGCTGAGGATGGCTGCTTCAGTGCATCCAGCCTCCCCTCCACCCTGATCGAGCCCCACCTCCAGAACAGCAGCTGCTAG